The Reinekea forsetii genome contains the following window.
ACCCAAGTGGCGCAATAGCCTAACCGCATTACAGGACATGCTAATCGACACCCCAACCGGCGCACGCGTCCGCTTGGTCGACGTGGCCGACATACGGATTGCGCCGAGCCCGAATGTTATAAAGCGCGAAGGCGGTTCGCGGCGCATCGATGTGCAGGCCAATGTCACCGGCCGCGACCTGGAGTCGGTCGCCCAGGATGTGCAAACCCGTCTTGATAAGATTGACTTCCCCATTGGCTATCGAGCCGTTCTGCAGGGGGAGTACGTTGAACTCAAGGCAGCTCGCACGCGCATATTGCTGTTCTCCGGTTTTGCGCTCATCGCTATTTTATTGCTCTTGCAGCTGACCTTTAGGAGTTGGCGATTGGCATGGCTGTCCATCCTAACCTTACCCTTCGCGCTGGTCGGCGGTGTGGCGGCGGCCTATATAGCCGGGGGTGTTGTGTCGCTGGGATCCCTGGTTGGCTTCCTCACGGTGCTCGGCATCGCCGCCCGAAACGGCATCATGCTGTTATGCCATTTTCAGCACTTGGAGCGCCATGAAGGTCAACCGTTCGGCATCCAACTGGTACTGCGCGGCGCGCAGGAGCGCTTGTCGCCGATCTTAATGACTGCGGGTGCCTCAGGGTTGGCTGTATTACCCCTGGTGTTGTTCGGCAACCTACCCGGTCATGAAATTGAGTATCCGATGGCAGTGGTCATTCTGGGCGGCCTATTGACCTCGACCCTGCTCAATCTCTTTATTGTGCCCACGCTCTATTTACGCTTCGGCGAAGGGACGGCTAGTGGACCAGAGGAGGAGAACAAAGCACTGCTGGCATCAGCGTGAAATAACAGAACGGCCATCATCACCTTCTTCGATAGACCCATGTCTCCACATTTGGGCATCGCCGCGGTGGCGGTCATACTGCCGATTTTCGATGTATTCATCGCCCTCTGGCCGGTCAAAGGAGGGCCGTGAAGGCACCAAATGGCTGGGCGCAGCGCCAATTTTCGATTGCATATCGGAATCCCACTTGTCCAGATATAGCTCCAAACCATACATCCAAAAGAAATCCATCCAAATATTTTGGCAGGGTGCTCCTTCAATTCTCGTTTAATAACATAAAACATAGGGAAAGTATTATTTAAATCCACTGCATATGGAATTCATAGGTGGGGCTTGAATTCTATATTTCATTCACATCAGGCAGATCCATAGAAGTAAATTACCCATAAGGTTTGCAATAACGTTCAGGGATTATTAATGCCTGCGAATAGCACCAGGAAAAATCAAGGAGAATGCCATGGACTATATCGGGTACTTGCCATTGTGAAACAGAACGACCAACTAATAGGTGATGAATTTTTTAGCCAACCGACAGCGTATTCGCTAATTACAGCAACAGTTATCGTATTTATTGTCGCCGCCATTGTTTTATTCGTAGATGGGGGCTATGCATATGAAGACCACATACAGAGCTATTCGGTGCCAGATAATGAAGCAATAAGTATATACATCTAAACCAATATTAGTCTTGAAAAATACGAATGTAAATTATAGATATTTAAAAAAAATGTAGGTCTTAATAAATAACAACCAAGGCTGCATGCAGAGGTCATTCAGTCCTAGTTCGACCGGATAGATATTTAGCAAAGACATGATTCGGTGGCCCAGAAATTCGTATTGAAAGTATTGCAGTACCAACAGATCACCATGAAGGTGATAGAAGCGGAGCGCCCCCTGAGAATCCGGCAAGATGACCGAGGGCACTCCATACCAACACTCGAAAGGATCGATTGAGGTTCTTTGAGTTTAGCAACTAAACTTGGGAAAGGAAATATTATGAATATCATAACCAGTCAAGATGAGAAGCTGACAACGATAGTGGGTGGCATTGCCGCAGGCGATGGCGGATGTGTTCGTCCAATAATCATTAGAAAGGGGCGCCCCGTAAAACCTCCGTTTATCTTGCCAGTGCCAGGCCCGGTAATTTACTAATAAATATATCAGGTTAGAAGACAGTCGAGTTCGTTGTTTGTTGTGTGCTCGCCAGTTGAACATTAAGCACTTCAGAATTAAGACAACCTGCATAGGGTTCGTTTTCCCATAAATGAATGTAAAAATAATACTTTGATATGGGTATTAATCCGTTCTTCACAAAACCGTCAACCTCAAAAATAGATCGAAGTATATTGGCAGGATTCCCCTTCCTTTCTCGTTTACTAGTATAAGAGAACGAAAAATATATTTGAAACCTAATAGGTATCGACTTCAAAGGTTCAATTGACATTCTGGGCTATATTCATGGCAGTCAGGCCAATTGAACAAAAGTATCAGTACAGCATGAAATAGTATTCAAGGACGATTTATGACCACAAATATGGCCGGGCCAACGCAAGAAGAACGCCATGGACTGTTTCGCAAACAGGCCGTTGAAAAGCAGCAAGACCGTTTACTGGGCGATGTCTTGGTTGTACCGCCGCTGTCCTATTTGCTAATTACCTTTGTCATCTTAATCTTCGTCGTTGCGGCCGGTCTATTGCTGTTACATGGCAGCTATGCGCGCAAAGAAACCGTGCAGGGTTTTTTGGTACCCGACCAGGGCGTGATAAAGGTCTATGCATCCACTACCGGGATAGTACGCCAAGTGTTAGTGCAAGACCGAGCCATGGTAACCGAGGGGCAAGCGCTATTTATGATCAATGGTGATCGCATCCTCACCAGCGGTGAGCACCTAGAAACCGTGCTGCTCGATGAATACCAAAGCCAGCTACAGATCCTTGAAAGTCAACTCACTCGACTGCCATCCCTGTTCAGCAACAAACAGCTGGATTTGGAACAAACCATTGCCGCAACAGATCGCCCATCGTCCATATTCAAACCCAGCAAAAGCTACTAAGCCAACAGCTGGCCCTGGCCGAACGGCAAAAGGCCAACATAGACACCCTGAGCCGCCAGGGATTGGCCTCGGATGCAGACCTTGGCAGTGCCTCCGAGAAGTTACTCAGCCTACAGGCCCAATATCAGGAACTGGCGCGTAACCTTGACGCGCAGCGCGATCTCGTTAAATCGCTAGCCCTGCAGCAAGCCGGTTTGGGTTTCGAGGAACTCAATCGTCAGGGTGAACTGCAAAACAGCCTGTCTGGTCTGGCGCAAAGCATTGCCCAGCTACATGGCGAGCGCGCCTACATCGTCAAGGCTAACCGCGCCGGCATGGTGAGCAATATCCAAGTTAGCGAAGGGCAGGAAGTGCAAAGCAGTGTGCCGCTGCTCACCATTACCCCACAGGGTAGCGAGTTGGAAGCCGAGCTACTGGTGCCGGCCCGAGCCATTGGCTTTGTCGAAGTCGGCCAGACGGTAAAGATGCGCTATTCCGCCTTTACCTTCCAAAAATTTGGCCTATATAGCGCGACCATTACCGGAGTCTCACAAACGGTATTGTTGCCCAGTGAGCTGAGCGGTGTGGCGATTAACGCGCAAGAGCCGATGTATCGCGTCACGGCCAGTTTGGAGCAGCAGACCGTCGATGCCTATGGCAAAACGTTCCCGTTGAAGGAGGGCATCTCGTTGGAGGCTGATATCAAACTGGCTGAACGGAGTCTTTTGGAGTGGTTGTTTGAGCCGTTGTTTAGTTTGAGAGGAAGACTCTAAATAAATTAATAAGGCCTAGGCAGCCTCAAAATACTAAAAGCGGTGAATAAAATACTTAAACCAAATTTGCTCATATGAGCAAATCATGTACGTACAGAGGTATGTACATGTCACCCCCAACAACCACCGAGGAAATCAACAAGATGACCAGTGTTGTTGGTATTTAAACTTGAAAGGAAATTAAAATGAATATATTAACCAATGAAGAAATGCAAGATATCAATGGTGGGGTTTGGGGTTTTGTAGCAAGAGGAGCCAGGTATGTTTATAAGGCCGCTAAGAAGGTCTTAACCTCCAAAAAAACTCTGGCTGCCGAGGCCGTATATGAAACGTCCAATACATTGTCACCCGATCAGTAGTTTCAACTTAGTAATAAGTCTGAAATATTTAATCATTAATTGAGAAACTAATATTATGAATGAAATGCTTTATCTTTTTATATGTATTATTGCTCTAATTATTTTAATATTTAATTTTAGTGATCTTGGAATTAGTAAGGCGACATTTATATTAATTTCTATCCACTTCTTATTGCCACGGATGGAGAGTGTTCTTGTGTTGATTAAAAACAAATTTATATCTTCAAAATAGATGTCGGATATTTATTCAGATTCTATTTAAGTGCAAAAGCGTAAGTTGTTGATTAAACTATATAGCCTTACGGGTGCCTTTAAAGGTAAACAGTAGTTTTATGGGCCGGAGTAGGCTCGTTGAAGGGGCTTATACTAGCTTCCAGCTTTATCAAAAGTAACAATATATGCGATTATAATTTGTTACAAATAAATTTTTATTTTATTATATTATATTAAAATTTTAAGGGGTTGAATATGAAAGAATTAAGTGTTGGTCAATGTAACCTTGTAAATGGCGGATGGATTTCTGCACTTGTGAAATCAGTAAAAAAGGTGATCAAATACGTGGCGAAGTCCAATCAAAAAACCACAACTGTTAATATCACAGCCGCTTCTGCCGGAGCTGGAGCTGGCGTCGGAACTATAGTTGGCAGTAATGAAAATTAAGAACTCTTACTAAATTAAACCCGCCATATTGCAAGTTTTAACTGTACTTTTATTATCTGCAACATGGCGCATTTTTTTAGTCAATAATCAAAAAGGACAATTTATGAATACTTTAAGCAATGATCAAATGAATCAGGTTTCTGGTGGCGCACTGGTTACTTTATTCAAGGCTGTTATAAAAGGCGCAGGATACGTAGGCACAGCAATTACAGTCTCCTATAACTCATATAAGGCTGCCAAAAAAAAGGCCTCAAGAAAATAGTAAACTGAAATCTTGAAGTAATTTGAAGTTATGCTGTTAATATTAGGTAAGATAGCTATATATTTTTTTAAGTATTAAAAAATTCCAAGCATTAGCTTGCTTGGGGTTTATTCCATTATCTACCCTTGGGTATCCTAAGGTTTATTTTCAGAGCCCAAACCACAGAGAATAGTATATTTTGAAGATACTGATATAAAGGAGAAATCGATCTGCACGATATATTGAGGGCAACTACAAATACTGAAAATCGATACATAGAAACGCTTTATAACCAATAAAGCTAACTTATCTTGAAATTACATTGGAATTACCATTATGCAAATATCCAATATTTTGAAGTTTAATTTCTGGCACGCTATCGCATACTTTATAGTTTGCACTTTTTTTTCGGTCTTTTTGTTGGATTATTTTGTAGAGTCAGAGGCCAGTTTAGACGCTTTATTTGGATTGGTTTTCTATGGTTTGATA
Protein-coding sequences here:
- a CDS encoding HlyD family secretion protein: MTTNMAGPTQEERHGLFRKQAVEKQQDRLLGDVLVVPPLSYLLITFVILIFVVAAGLLLLHGSYARKETVQGFLVPDQGVIKVYASTTGIVRQVLVQDRAMVTEGQALFMINGDRILTSGEHLETVLLDEYQSQLQILESQLTRLPSLFSNKQLDLEQTIAATDRPSSIFKPSKSY
- a CDS encoding HlyD family efflux transporter periplasmic adaptor subunit; this translates as MASDADLGSASEKLLSLQAQYQELARNLDAQRDLVKSLALQQAGLGFEELNRQGELQNSLSGLAQSIAQLHGERAYIVKANRAGMVSNIQVSEGQEVQSSVPLLTITPQGSELEAELLVPARAIGFVEVGQTVKMRYSAFTFQKFGLYSATITGVSQTVLLPSELSGVAINAQEPMYRVTASLEQQTVDAYGKTFPLKEGISLEADIKLAERSLLEWLFEPLFSLRGRL
- a CDS encoding bacteriocin gives rise to the protein MNTLSNDQMNQVSGGALVTLFKAVIKGAGYVGTAITVSYNSYKAAKKKASRK